From a single Nicotiana tabacum cultivar K326 unplaced genomic scaffold, ASM71507v2 Un00046, whole genome shotgun sequence genomic region:
- the LOC107773833 gene encoding uncharacterized protein LOC107773833, which translates to MGKNKQLSVHILEVTVVALLFLLVADCRPQNGRRLTIMPDVKLEIQPNDVTISNGFVNVTLSKPDGLITGISYGGINNILDTKLVETDRGYWISVWNLTGHGTARKQLSATSFEIISNNGNTTEISFKRIWNSSQTDEPPLDFDRRIVMGRDTPGFYTYAMIERSKEYPPTIIQQLNVVFKLQDMFHYMAVSDERQRVMPTQEDREKGKVLGFKEAVLLTNPANPDLKGEVDDKYFYANDNIKDKVHGWVCSNPPVGFWMINPSNEFRTGGPFKQDLTSHVGPTVLSVFFSTHYAGEDLAIKFQHGEAWKKVVGPVFVYLNSDASAKENPSILWTDAKKRMNQEVASWPYEFPLSQDYIKSNQRGTVTGQLFVNDWYFSSVTYVPASNAYIGLAPPGDAGSWQIENKGYQFWTKTDTKGNFIIKNVISGIYNLYATVPGFIGDYKYTPIIKVTPGSNIKLGSLVYKPPRNGATLWEIGVPDRTAAEFFIPNPPPQYKVHKYQNNSESIFKQYGLWEQYSVLYPKRDLVYNVATSKYSRDWFFAHVTRNVGNNKYEATTWSILFNLGNVNKASNYTLQLALAAAHESELHVRVNNEKAQEPVFTTGLIGGSNAIARHGIHGLYWLYSIRIQGNLLVKGSNTIFLTQTNADLTAFNGVLYDYLRLEGPH; encoded by the exons ATGGGGAAGAATAAGCAACTAAGCGTACATATTTTGGAGGTTACTGTGGTTGCTttattattcttgttagtggCTGATTGTCGACCTCAAAATGG GCGAAGATTGACAATAATGCCAGATGTCAAATTGGAGATACAACCTAATGAT GTAACAATAAGCAATGGCTTCGTCAATGTTACTTTATCGAAACCAGATGGCCTTATAACAGGCATATCATATGGTGGTATCAATAACATATTAGATACCAAACTTGTCGAAACTGATAGAGG GTATTGGATTTCTGTTTGGAATCTTACAGGACATGGAACAGCTCGAAAACA GTTATCAGCAACAAGTTTTGAGATCATATCGAACAACGGAAACACGACAGAAATTTCATTTAAAAGAATTTGGAATTCTTCTCAAACTGATGAACCTCCCCTAGACTTTGACAGAAG GATCGTAATGGGACGCGACACGCCAGGATTTTATACTTATGCTATGATTGAACGTTCAAAAGAATATCCCCCTACGATTATCCAACAACTCAATGTTGTGTTCAAGCTTCAAGACAT GTTTCATTACATGGCTGTCTCGGATGAGAGGCAACGTGTCATGCCAACACAAGAGGATCGAGAAAAAGGAAAGGTGCTTGGCTTTAAAGAAGCTGTTCTACTTACAAATCCAGCCAATCCAGATCTAAAAGGAGAG GTAGATGACAAGTACTTTTACGCAAATGATAACATAAAAGATAAAGTTCATGGATGGGTATGTAGTAATCCTCCAGTAGGATTTTGGATGATTAATCCAAGCAATGAATTTCGTACTGGAGGACCTTTTAAACAAGACCTTACTTCACATGTTGGTCCAACTGTTCTTAGT GTATTTTTCAGTACACATTATGCAGGAGAAGATTTAGCAATTAAATTTCAACATGGAGAAGCATGGAAAAAAGTTGTTGGCCCTGTATTTGTGTATCTTAACTCTGATGCTTCAGCTAAGGAAAATCCTTCTATATTGTGGACTGATGCGAAGAAAAGA ATGAATCAAGAAGTTGCAAGTTGGCCTTATGAATTTCCACTTTCACAAGATTACATCAAATCTAACCAAAGAGGAACAGTTACAGGCCAACTATTTGTTAATGACTGGTACTTTTCTTCA gtaactt ATGTACCTGCATCTAATGCATATATAGGGTTAGCGCCACCTGGAGACGCTGGATCATGGCAaatagaaaataaa ggTTACCAATTTTGGACTAAAACAGACACTAAAGGAAACTTCATCATAAAAAATGTCATATCTGGTATATATAACTTGTATGCAACAGTCCCAGGATTTATTGGGGATTACAAATACACTCCAATTATTAAAGTTACTCCAG GTTCTAATATTAAATTAGGGAGTTTGGTGTATAAACCTCCAAGAAATGGAGCCACACTATGGGAAATTGGAGTGCCAGATCGCACAGCTGCTGAATTTTTTATTCCAAATCCACCTCCACAATATAAAGTTCACaaataccaaaacaactctgaaTCAAT ATTTAAGCAATATGGTCTATGGGAACAATACAGTGTTTTATATCCTAAACGAGATCTCGTCTACAATGTCGCCACTAGCAAATATTCAAGAGATTGGTTTTTCGCTCATGTCACAAG GAATGTAGGAAACAACAAATATGAAGCTACAACATggagtattttatttaaccttgGAAATGTTAACAAGGCctcaaattacactctccaattagCTCTTGCAGCAGCTCATGAATCTGAACTACAT gttCGTGTCAACAATGAAAAAGCACAAGAACCTGTATTTACAACAGGATTAATAGGGGGAAGTAATGCAATTGCAAGACATGGTATACATGGATTATATTGGCTTTACAGCATTCGAATACAAGGCAATTTGCTTGTTAAAGGATCAAACACAATTTTTCTTACTCAAACAAATGCTGATCTCACTGCCTTTAATGGAGTCTTGTACGATTATCTTCGTTTAGAAGGACCTCATTAG